A genome region from Gadus chalcogrammus isolate NIFS_2021 chromosome 5, NIFS_Gcha_1.0, whole genome shotgun sequence includes the following:
- the nkx2.2a gene encoding homeobox protein Nkx-2.2a isoform X1 yields the protein MSLTNTKTGFSVKDILDLPDTNDEEGSITGAEEDTEGSETASTTKNSGVLVQSPLDSVQNLPLKTPFYDSSDNPYTRWLATTDSIQYSLFLLCAVHGLSASSQDSAKSPEPSADESPDNDKETSSNGSDSGKKRKRRVLFSKAQTYELERRFRQQRYLSAPEREHLASLIRLTPTQVKIWFQNHRYKMKRARAEKGMEVTHLPSPRRVAVPVLVRDGKPCHTLKAQDLAATFQAGIPFSAYSAQSLQHMQYNAQYSAATTPQFPAHHLVQTQQWTW from the exons ATGTCGTTGACCAACACAAAGACGGGCTTTTCTGTAAAGGACATTTTGGATCTCCCTGACACGAATGATGAAGAAGGATCTATCACCGGAGCGGAGGAAGATACGGAGGGATCAGAGACAGCTTCCACGACGAAAAACAGTGGAGTTTTGGTGCAGAGTCCGCTCGATAGCGTCCAGAATCTACCTTTAAAGACCCCTTTTTACGACAGTAGTGACAATCCTTACACGCGATGGCTTGCCACTACGGACAGTATTCAATATTCAT TGTTTCTCCTTTGCGCAGTGCACGGTCTGTCGGCCAGCAGCCAGGACTCCGCCAAGTCCCCGGAACCGTCTGCGGACGAGTCGCCGGACAACGACAAGGAGACTTCAAGCAACGGGAGCGACTCCGGGAAGAAGCGCAAGAGAAGAGTTTTGTTTTCCAAGGCGCAGACATACGAACTTGAGCGCCGCTTTAGACAACAGAGGTACCTCTCCGCTCCGGAGAGGGAGCACCTCGCGAGCTTGATTCGCCTGACACCGACCCAAGTGAAAATTTGGTTCCAGAATCATCGGTACAAAATGAAGAGAGCCCGCGCCGAAAAAGGTATGGAAGTGACCCATCTCCCCTCACCTAGGCGGGTGGCCGTGCCTGTCTTAGTCAGGGATGGAAAGCCTTGTCATACTCTTAAAGCTCAGGACTTGGCGGCCACTTTTCAGGCTGGGATCCCCTTCTCGGCGTATAGTGCGCAGTCACTTCAACACATGCAATATAATGCCCAGTACAGCGCCGCCACCACGCCACAATTCCCTGCACATCACTTGGTGCAAACGCAACAGTGGACTTGGTGA
- the nkx2.2a gene encoding homeobox protein Nkx-2.2a isoform X2 — MSLTNTKTGFSVKDILDLPDTNDEEGSITGAEEDTEGSETASTTKNSGVLVQSPLDSVQNLPLKTPFYDSSDNPYTRWLATTDSIQYSLHGLSASSQDSAKSPEPSADESPDNDKETSSNGSDSGKKRKRRVLFSKAQTYELERRFRQQRYLSAPEREHLASLIRLTPTQVKIWFQNHRYKMKRARAEKGMEVTHLPSPRRVAVPVLVRDGKPCHTLKAQDLAATFQAGIPFSAYSAQSLQHMQYNAQYSAATTPQFPAHHLVQTQQWTW, encoded by the exons ATGTCGTTGACCAACACAAAGACGGGCTTTTCTGTAAAGGACATTTTGGATCTCCCTGACACGAATGATGAAGAAGGATCTATCACCGGAGCGGAGGAAGATACGGAGGGATCAGAGACAGCTTCCACGACGAAAAACAGTGGAGTTTTGGTGCAGAGTCCGCTCGATAGCGTCCAGAATCTACCTTTAAAGACCCCTTTTTACGACAGTAGTGACAATCCTTACACGCGATGGCTTGCCACTACGGACAGTATTCAATATTCAT TGCACGGTCTGTCGGCCAGCAGCCAGGACTCCGCCAAGTCCCCGGAACCGTCTGCGGACGAGTCGCCGGACAACGACAAGGAGACTTCAAGCAACGGGAGCGACTCCGGGAAGAAGCGCAAGAGAAGAGTTTTGTTTTCCAAGGCGCAGACATACGAACTTGAGCGCCGCTTTAGACAACAGAGGTACCTCTCCGCTCCGGAGAGGGAGCACCTCGCGAGCTTGATTCGCCTGACACCGACCCAAGTGAAAATTTGGTTCCAGAATCATCGGTACAAAATGAAGAGAGCCCGCGCCGAAAAAGGTATGGAAGTGACCCATCTCCCCTCACCTAGGCGGGTGGCCGTGCCTGTCTTAGTCAGGGATGGAAAGCCTTGTCATACTCTTAAAGCTCAGGACTTGGCGGCCACTTTTCAGGCTGGGATCCCCTTCTCGGCGTATAGTGCGCAGTCACTTCAACACATGCAATATAATGCCCAGTACAGCGCCGCCACCACGCCACAATTCCCTGCACATCACTTGGTGCAAACGCAACAGTGGACTTGGTGA